A window of Gossypium hirsutum isolate 1008001.06 chromosome D13, Gossypium_hirsutum_v2.1, whole genome shotgun sequence genomic DNA:
TGTGCTATATGTTCTGTATCCCTTGCATATTTAAACGTGTAAATTAGAGATGCCTGCCATTAGATAACTGTTACTTTGGGGATACCATCGTTTACGATTGCAAATTTTTGTCTGCTGCCACATTAGCAGTGGCATCACTATTACTTGTGCCTTCGATGTTTTGTCTGTGTCCCATGAGCTTTTGAATTCCATACACCATACTCCTGCTGAAATGAATGGATTTTCACACAAAATGAAGAAAGCTTAATACATAGGGTCAGTTGAATGCAAGACTAGTGACGCTTGATTGTATATGAAAAAGTATAGAAATAAGTTTGTTGAAGCCCATCTTCATGGACTCTTTTATGAAACGAAGTGTGATGTTTACTTTGGTTGCAGCGTAGTGCATGACCTGGGAGATGCATTGCCATGGGGTTTAGTTCTTGGGTATGTGCCTGATTGGATTCATCTGGCTTCAAGCTGTTATGACaatctttataaaatcatttggCTGAGGAGCTTTATGTGGATTCATGATATGAGGTATGATTAAGACAGTAGAATTCAATATATTATTCTACACGATTGGTGTCAATCCAaccattttaatcatttttattctaaaaatattatgATGTACAAAGGGATGTATGTATGATATGTAGATGATCCGCTGCTTGAAAATATCATAAAAACACTTGGTAGTAAAGGCCTTCCCAATTTCAGACAGAATCCCATCCCACAAACACCCATTGTTCAATTAGGAGgatttatgatatgtttgatgATGGTCGGTTTTTGAAATAGATGTTGTCTATGACGattcatttttttaatgtatatcAAGTTATGTTCCTTGGATTCATGTGTGTGTTAGATGTATAGGTTGCAAGTTGTTATTGTTGCTGATATGTGTGCATGATTGTTCTTTGCCGACCTGATGAACTCATATTAGATGATAACCAAACATATTTGCAGAACTTGAGCAGATGATTGAATAAATCAGATGTGCATTTGGTTTCAACTTCTTTATTATGTTGATTAGctgaattaatattattttacatcaacaagttaaaattacattttaaatcttaattttcctttttataattcaaattatgtATAATCTAACAAATAGTGTATTAAAAATATggtatttttcatatattattttatttatatatgtaaatatatgttgtttTGTGCGAAAAGCTCATCCTTTTTGAGCCGGTTCAAATTAACTTCTATTTCGAGTTTGAGTCGTCTAAGATTTTCAAATTTCGAATTTAATTTTTTGGCATTTTTTATTTCAGATTATTTGTTTCTATCATTCAAGTGTTTTAAgctataattaatcaaaatttaacaaattatttaatattactaaaaataaatatagaaacgtaaaaagaaaaaaagagttaaaatcgAGTCTGCTTAATCTGATCCGATGATGTTAGTTACACGCAGAACGACAGCccaagaagaagaaaattcttGAATTTCAAGAGAAGGAATGGCGACACCATCGAAGAACATGAAGGCTTTCTACaagcaaaagaagaagaagacgacGGGAGGCACCACCAAATCAAAATCCTCAAAGTCAACCAAACCTGCCGCTACTGATATCGCCCAACTGCCCCATGGCGTTTCTCTGGATCTCAAAGgtcactctctttttctttttttctttttttgccccTCAAAAAATGGGTATTTTATAAAACCGAAACAATGTTTGTGAAAAGCAGATGCTGATATTGAAGAGGAAGAGAGAGCGTTAAGGGAATTCGACATGAACATGGCGTACGGACCATGCATAGGGATAACGCGGCTGGGTCGATGGGAAAGAGCCCAAAGATTGGGGCTAAATCCTCCTAAAGAAATCGAGAAGCTTGTGAAAAGTGGTAAGGTGAAACTACAATCATTATTTGATGGGCGTATGTAGTAGCATGATATGGGCAATCCTTTTGAATCAACGTTAGATCATATTTTTCATCTATTACTCTTTCCTTTCTCAAGATGTTAGATTCAAGTGCAGGTAAACATTACAAAAGATCATTCTAAAAGAACACTCACGCATGCTGGAATTTAAGTTGGAATAAATTTACCCAATGTACGCATGTTTTTACGCAAAGCGAGCCTTTATCATTTGGGACCTCAGCTTTTGTCAAcgatattatatttattttattaaaatatgctTGAATTTTCTTAATTAAAGTTCTTTTTAAGGTTTTGACATTGTTGATAAGGGTTCAACCTCATAGATTGTCATGTCTCCTTTATTGTTATTAGGATATTTactctcaaaattttctttaacttaaaagaaacaaaaatttcaaCTCAAAAGTGAAAGTCATGTGAgttgtttaaaattttcaatttttaaattcacATTATACAAACgt
This region includes:
- the LOC107937850 gene encoding DNA polymerase delta subunit 4 isoform X2, with the protein product MATPSKNMKAFYKQKKKKTTGGTTKSKSSKSTKPAATDIAQLPHGVSLDLKDADIEEEERALREFDMNMAYGPCIGITRLGRWERAQRLGLNPPKEIEKLVKSGKHYKRSF
- the LOC107937850 gene encoding DNA polymerase delta subunit 4 isoform X1, which encodes MATPSKNMKAFYKQKKKKTTGGTTKSKSSKSTKPAATDIAQLPHGVSLDLKDADIEEEERALREFDMNMAYGPCIGITRLGRWERAQRLGLNPPKEIEKLVKSGKVKLQSLFDGRM